One window of Streptomyces sp. SUK 48 genomic DNA carries:
- a CDS encoding NUDIX domain-containing protein, which translates to MRAQPAQPTIDTHVLLRDGDKILLSQRGGPYGHGRWHLPSGKLDQGEPLTTGAARELFEETGVQTDPGLLKLRHIVHHRQEDGTERIGFFFEAIHWDGTPVNKEPEKCLALQWFADHDLPDDIIEYPAAGLRGCLTQTSTLTLHGWQ; encoded by the coding sequence ATGAGAGCACAGCCGGCACAGCCCACCATCGACACCCACGTCCTCCTGCGCGACGGCGACAAGATCCTCCTCTCCCAGCGCGGCGGCCCCTACGGTCACGGCCGATGGCACCTGCCCTCCGGCAAACTCGACCAAGGCGAACCCCTCACCACCGGGGCCGCCCGCGAGCTGTTCGAGGAAACCGGCGTCCAGACCGACCCCGGCCTCCTGAAACTCCGGCACATCGTCCACCACCGTCAGGAAGACGGCACCGAACGGATCGGATTCTTCTTCGAGGCCATCCACTGGGACGGAACACCCGTCAACAAGGAACCCGAGAAGTGCCTCGCGCTTCAGTGGTTCGCCGACCATGACCTTCCCGACGACATCATCGAGTACCCCGCCGCCGGCCTGCGTGGCTGCCTCACCCAGACCAGCACCCTGACGCTGCACGGCTGGCAGTAG
- the cas6e gene encoding type I-E CRISPR-associated protein Cas6/Cse3/CasE produces the protein MFLTRFRVNTARPGARRLLSSPQTMHAAVMSSFPKLLPTDTPASGGPRVLWRLDHTTRAEVVLYIVSPDRPDLTHLVEQAGWPAAAAADPADPGWQSRSYAPLLERLSTGDQWAFRLTANPVHHARRKDDEPTKRTAHITPGHQMSWLLKRQETCGFRVLEKPDTKRLLPDGTTHTKQPHHGDRYELTVHNPRPLAFNKHHTAPPKTGRRPPVTLLTVTFDGRLEVTDPHALRHALTQGIGKAKAYGCGLLTLAPLRSTGAEK, from the coding sequence ATGTTTCTCACCCGCTTCCGCGTGAACACCGCACGCCCCGGCGCACGCCGCCTGCTCTCCTCACCGCAGACCATGCACGCGGCCGTCATGTCGTCCTTCCCGAAACTCCTGCCCACCGACACACCTGCCTCAGGCGGCCCGCGAGTGCTGTGGCGGCTGGACCACACCACCCGCGCCGAAGTCGTGCTGTACATCGTCAGCCCCGACCGGCCCGACCTCACCCACCTTGTCGAACAAGCCGGCTGGCCCGCCGCAGCCGCCGCCGACCCGGCCGACCCCGGCTGGCAGAGCCGCTCCTACGCCCCCCTCCTCGAGCGGCTCAGCACCGGAGACCAGTGGGCATTCCGCCTCACCGCCAACCCCGTCCACCACGCCCGCCGCAAAGACGACGAACCCACCAAACGCACCGCACACATCACCCCAGGGCACCAGATGAGCTGGCTCCTCAAACGCCAGGAGACCTGCGGCTTCCGCGTACTGGAAAAACCCGACACCAAGCGCCTGCTCCCCGACGGCACCACCCACACCAAGCAACCCCACCACGGCGACCGATACGAACTCACCGTCCACAACCCCCGCCCCCTCGCCTTCAACAAACACCACACCGCACCCCCCAAAACCGGCCGCCGGCCACCCGTCACCCTCCTCACCGTCACCTTCGACGGCCGCCTCGAAGTCACCGACCCACACGCACTGCGCCACGCCCTGACCCAGGGCATCGGCAAGGCCAAGGCCTACGGCTGCGGCCTGCTCACCCTGGCACCACTGCGCAGCACAGGGGCAGAGAAGTGA
- a CDS encoding DUF6302 family protein — MTNNAHQGATGNGALSGAAHGRAVLAERLADPELLDEAVEIRLGEDGIGGTCLAVPVGGRRVAGRVSVAGWIQGRQVLQALAGKPGFPYLRDDSHGNDIDDPCHIAWGLHTGIRDDHGRRMAQMLGYHPAGVNAYVTEQTWRDARVPVTPLPQRELSAPAGGRVYDLLLGGRDNYLSDQRLIASLTEHDRQTLKTAAAINRAHQPAIVETLAARGIDQYLDLGCGHPLSDALPMDDAPSYTALHELVAQYRGPAARTVYVDHDTFIFGKVRHRLEDDPRRPQWVSADIRYMRQLLTSGRIQYLLDLSRPVAVLLHDVLPWIDSDETVTQAMAVLRERLAPGSALSITHPTDFGEDNAMSRFVNPFRAAGLAYTPRNAHTISTLFGPWPLEKPGLVPTHHWHPEHPHATREFHDAGALAALAFKPGAEHA; from the coding sequence ATGACGAACAACGCACACCAGGGCGCGACCGGCAACGGCGCCTTGTCCGGGGCCGCGCACGGACGAGCTGTCCTGGCGGAACGGCTGGCGGATCCGGAGCTGCTCGATGAGGCGGTCGAGATCCGGCTGGGTGAGGACGGTATCGGCGGCACCTGCCTGGCCGTACCCGTCGGCGGGCGAAGGGTGGCGGGCCGGGTGAGCGTGGCCGGCTGGATCCAGGGCCGGCAGGTCCTTCAGGCACTGGCCGGCAAGCCGGGCTTCCCGTACCTGCGCGACGACAGCCACGGCAACGACATCGACGACCCGTGTCACATCGCGTGGGGCCTGCACACCGGCATCAGGGACGACCACGGCAGGCGGATGGCGCAGATGCTGGGCTACCACCCGGCCGGTGTCAACGCGTATGTGACCGAGCAGACCTGGCGAGATGCACGCGTCCCCGTCACACCACTGCCGCAGCGCGAGTTGTCCGCACCCGCCGGCGGCCGCGTCTACGACCTGCTCCTCGGCGGCCGGGACAACTACCTGTCAGACCAGCGCCTGATCGCATCGCTCACCGAACACGACAGGCAGACCCTCAAGACCGCCGCAGCCATCAACCGCGCCCATCAGCCGGCCATCGTGGAAACACTCGCCGCCCGGGGCATCGACCAGTACCTCGACCTGGGATGCGGCCACCCCCTGAGCGACGCCCTGCCGATGGACGACGCCCCCTCCTACACAGCGCTCCACGAACTGGTAGCCCAGTACCGAGGGCCCGCCGCGCGCACCGTCTACGTCGACCACGACACGTTCATCTTCGGAAAGGTCCGCCACCGACTCGAGGACGACCCACGCCGACCCCAGTGGGTGAGCGCCGACATCCGGTACATGCGGCAGCTCCTCACCTCGGGCAGGATCCAGTACCTCCTCGACCTCAGCCGCCCCGTCGCCGTCCTGCTGCATGACGTGCTGCCATGGATCGACAGCGACGAGACCGTGACGCAGGCCATGGCCGTGCTGCGGGAACGGCTGGCGCCGGGCAGCGCCCTGTCCATCACCCACCCCACCGACTTCGGCGAGGACAACGCGATGTCGCGGTTCGTCAACCCGTTCCGCGCAGCCGGGCTCGCCTACACACCCCGCAACGCCCACACCATCAGCACACTGTTCGGGCCCTGGCCCCTGGAGAAACCCGGGCTCGTACCGACACACCACTGGCACCCCGAACACCCGCACGCCACGCGCGAGTTCCACGACGCGGGCGCCCTCGCCGCACTCGCATTCAAACCGGGAGCCGAGCATGCCTGA
- a CDS encoding radical SAM protein — protein sequence MQQSPLIAGADDRHTLDALFINAPLRDYRLRPRTNDYTLPVLGMAYIATYARQQGFNVGVLDAEAHGLGIEATARIVNEAAPRWAAMNLLAPTYEMSAKIAALLDPGIALMVGGHHAKAMPDRVLADPRMRHLRALVLGEGELRVAALLEDEHNRRTLPGVLWRDPLLGTRAAGIADPKTSAALLGPDIDSLPYVNRAFMPQDPYRAAPTATDLRLAGERPWLRGIGVQGHWEANIVGSRGCPYNCSFCGAAVSANPDVAIRVRSPEDIIGELDQLHDEYGVSAFRFVDDLFLGVGRVINEQMDAFTRHKIGDRYVWDATGRINVLDRLTNVDLERLVANGLREVALGIESGSDRILAAMDKRITAEMTERVACRLVSHGIGVKGYFILGFPGETQADLDATIQHIRNLWAISDRYAGDIRASVFEFRPYPGTPVWRTLTEKGGYSPDDLLAYADVDLTRDGADESMRQRDEFNFSVGIQFSDVPLPRLRSTLAMLTREQHTRNQSGIGAAA from the coding sequence ATGCAACAGTCACCGCTGATCGCGGGCGCCGACGACCGTCACACCCTGGATGCCCTGTTCATCAACGCACCGCTGCGTGACTACCGCCTGCGGCCGCGGACCAACGACTACACGCTCCCCGTGCTGGGCATGGCCTACATCGCCACGTACGCCCGGCAGCAGGGCTTCAACGTTGGCGTCCTCGACGCCGAGGCTCATGGTCTGGGTATCGAGGCGACCGCCCGGATCGTCAATGAGGCCGCGCCCCGCTGGGCCGCCATGAACCTCCTCGCACCCACCTACGAGATGTCAGCGAAGATCGCCGCGCTGCTCGATCCCGGCATTGCGCTGATGGTCGGGGGCCACCACGCCAAGGCGATGCCGGACCGGGTCCTCGCCGACCCCCGCATGCGCCACCTACGCGCCCTCGTCCTCGGAGAAGGGGAACTCCGCGTCGCCGCCCTCCTAGAGGACGAGCACAACCGGCGCACGCTCCCCGGTGTCCTGTGGCGCGATCCCCTGCTCGGCACCCGGGCCGCCGGGATCGCCGATCCCAAGACCAGCGCAGCGCTGCTGGGCCCCGACATTGACAGCCTGCCATACGTCAACAGGGCTTTTATGCCCCAGGACCCCTACCGGGCGGCGCCGACGGCAACGGACCTTCGTCTGGCCGGTGAGCGGCCGTGGCTCAGGGGAATCGGCGTGCAGGGGCATTGGGAGGCCAACATCGTCGGCAGCCGGGGCTGCCCCTACAACTGTTCGTTCTGCGGCGCCGCCGTTTCCGCCAACCCGGACGTGGCGATCCGCGTGCGCTCCCCCGAGGACATCATTGGCGAACTCGACCAGCTGCACGACGAGTACGGCGTGAGCGCGTTTCGCTTTGTCGACGATCTCTTCCTCGGCGTGGGCCGGGTCATCAATGAGCAGATGGACGCCTTCACCCGGCACAAGATCGGCGACCGGTACGTATGGGACGCCACCGGACGCATCAACGTCCTCGACCGGCTCACCAACGTCGATCTGGAGCGTCTCGTCGCCAATGGGCTGCGGGAGGTAGCCCTCGGCATCGAATCCGGCAGCGACCGCATCCTGGCCGCAATGGACAAGAGGATCACTGCCGAGATGACCGAGCGTGTCGCTTGCCGCCTGGTCTCCCACGGCATCGGCGTGAAGGGCTACTTCATCCTCGGCTTCCCCGGCGAGACCCAAGCAGACCTCGACGCAACCATCCAGCACATCCGTAATCTATGGGCCATCTCCGACCGGTACGCCGGCGACATCCGCGCCAGCGTCTTCGAGTTCCGCCCCTATCCCGGCACACCCGTGTGGAGAACCCTCACCGAAAAGGGCGGCTACAGCCCGGACGACCTGCTCGCCTACGCCGACGTCGACCTCACCCGCGACGGTGCAGACGAATCCATGCGCCAGCGCGACGAGTTCAACTTCAGCGTCGGCATCCAGTTCAGCGACGTGCCCCTCCCCCGGCTCCGTTCCACGCTCGCGATGCTCACCCGGGAACAGCACACACGGAACCAGTCCGGCATCGGAGCAGCGGCGTGA
- a CDS encoding dTMP kinase, translating into MSGDRRGFFISIDGPSGVGKSTAIRELRAVLAERGVSAQWTDEPPRGDFLGDFTRSHGGQLHGLALACLVAAARYRHIETTIAPALARGELLISDRYMASTLVLQRLDGVPLDFLLMLNGYAPQPDLAVILTASPGTIADRIARAGITHRFRADPTAPGREFELYPAAADLLEARGSAVLMIDTTEITPWEVARRIADEIAALPLPSNAPATPTPQES; encoded by the coding sequence GTGAGCGGGGACCGCAGGGGCTTCTTCATCTCGATCGACGGCCCCAGCGGGGTGGGCAAATCCACCGCGATCAGGGAACTGCGCGCGGTCCTGGCCGAGCGCGGTGTCTCCGCCCAGTGGACGGACGAGCCGCCCCGGGGGGACTTCCTCGGCGACTTCACCCGCTCGCACGGCGGCCAGCTCCACGGCCTCGCCCTGGCCTGTCTGGTCGCGGCCGCCCGCTACCGGCACATCGAGACCACCATCGCCCCCGCCCTCGCCCGCGGTGAACTGCTCATATCGGACCGGTACATGGCATCGACGCTCGTCCTCCAGCGACTCGACGGCGTGCCGCTGGACTTCCTGCTGATGCTCAACGGCTACGCCCCGCAACCCGACTTGGCGGTCATCCTCACCGCTTCGCCCGGCACGATCGCCGACCGCATCGCCCGCGCCGGCATCACCCACCGCTTTAGGGCCGACCCCACTGCGCCTGGCCGCGAGTTCGAGCTGTACCCGGCCGCCGCGGATCTCCTCGAAGCCCGCGGGTCCGCGGTGCTGATGATCGACACCACCGAGATCACCCCGTGGGAGGTCGCGCGCCGGATCGCCGACGAGATCGCCGCCCTCCCGCTACCGTCAAATGCCCCAGCCACACCGACCCCCCAGGAATCATGA
- the cas2e gene encoding type I-E CRISPR-associated endoribonuclease Cas2e: MTVIVLTNCPPGLRGFLTRWLLEISAGVFIGNPSARIRDLLWDEVQQYAHQGRALLAHTTNNEQGFTFRTHDHGWHPVDHEGLTLIRRPHAQKPSSPATTPPKGWSNASKRRRFGRK, translated from the coding sequence GTGACCGTCATCGTCCTGACCAACTGCCCACCCGGCCTGAGAGGCTTCCTCACCCGCTGGCTCCTCGAAATCTCCGCCGGCGTCTTCATCGGCAACCCGTCGGCGCGGATCCGAGACCTACTCTGGGACGAGGTCCAGCAATACGCCCACCAGGGCCGCGCCCTGCTGGCCCACACGACCAACAACGAACAAGGCTTCACCTTCCGCACCCACGACCACGGCTGGCACCCAGTCGACCACGAGGGCCTGACCCTGATCAGACGCCCGCACGCCCAGAAGCCATCGAGCCCCGCGACCACTCCACCCAAAGGCTGGAGCAACGCGTCCAAACGACGGCGTTTCGGCAGGAAGTAA
- a CDS encoding endonuclease/exonuclease/phosphatase family protein, with protein sequence MTASTTHVSLRAVTYNLLLGGLNGDDGTRLRAQTQMLARLGPNILSLQECTGWTNRHLRRLADELAMVPVAMAPSRVRRAPGPPNGTTLLIRPSSIRVMDHWIVGEGVFHHALIRAWLRPVAAGDDPGSDFTAFATHFSWSSGDARLNEARMLTDYGGPFPGAPRGALLLGDLNTPDREPPDWSLVPANLQSRYRFVKSDGAFGRADRRAVQVLLKSGWRDPQTDFGDPEAASVGYAYSNEPVPWRLDYALVSGLAVSDYFIHDTPGARELSDHLPVVCDVMVGASS encoded by the coding sequence TTGACCGCTTCGACAACACACGTCTCCTTGCGTGCCGTCACCTACAACCTGCTGCTCGGCGGCCTGAACGGCGACGACGGCACCCGTCTTCGCGCGCAGACACAGATGCTCGCCCGCCTGGGCCCGAACATCCTGAGCCTCCAGGAGTGCACGGGGTGGACCAACCGGCACCTGCGCCGGCTGGCGGACGAACTGGCAATGGTGCCCGTCGCCATGGCGCCCTCACGCGTGCGCAGGGCCCCGGGCCCGCCCAACGGCACCACCCTGCTGATCCGACCCTCCAGCATCCGGGTGATGGACCACTGGATCGTGGGCGAGGGCGTCTTCCACCACGCACTGATCCGCGCCTGGCTGCGCCCGGTCGCGGCCGGCGACGACCCCGGCAGCGACTTCACGGCCTTCGCCACGCACTTCAGCTGGTCCTCGGGAGATGCGCGGCTCAACGAGGCCCGCATGCTCACCGACTACGGCGGCCCCTTCCCGGGCGCGCCGCGGGGCGCGCTGCTCCTGGGTGATCTCAACACACCAGACCGGGAACCGCCCGACTGGTCGCTCGTCCCGGCGAACCTGCAGTCGCGGTACCGGTTCGTCAAAAGCGACGGGGCCTTCGGCCGCGCGGACCGGCGCGCCGTCCAGGTACTGCTCAAAAGCGGCTGGCGGGACCCGCAGACGGACTTCGGCGACCCGGAGGCGGCGAGCGTCGGATACGCGTACTCCAACGAGCCGGTGCCCTGGCGCCTGGACTACGCCCTGGTCTCCGGCCTGGCGGTGTCCGACTACTTCATCCATGACACGCCCGGGGCCCGGGAGTTGTCGGACCACCTCCCGGTGGTGTGCGACGTGATGGTGGGAGCAAGCTCATGA
- the cas1e gene encoding type I-E CRISPR-associated endonuclease Cas1e — MTTISRRAALTPRQLTRTGERLSFIYLERCTVHRDANAITAEDADGTTHIPSATIGTLLLGPGTRITHQAMSVLGETGAAVCWVGEQGVRYYAGGRALTRSSALAEAQAVQWANTRSRLAVARAMYRLRFPDEDPAGLTRQELLGREGSRLKDCYRAQSARTGVPWRGRRYTPGDFSSGDAVNQAITAAAQCMYGITHAVVASLGCSPALGFVHSGHELSFVLDIADLYKTEIGIPLAFDIAADNDEDIGPRTRRALRDRINETSLLNRCVNDIKRLLLPDTDQAGTTNDDHDVVSLQSDGGHTVAAGRNYGGGTDDHDAYADVEHTW, encoded by the coding sequence GTGACCACCATCTCCCGCCGCGCCGCTCTCACCCCGCGCCAACTCACCCGCACAGGCGAACGCCTCTCCTTCATCTACCTCGAACGCTGCACCGTGCATCGCGACGCCAACGCCATCACCGCCGAAGACGCCGACGGCACCACCCACATCCCGTCGGCAACCATCGGCACCCTCCTCCTGGGACCCGGCACCCGCATCACCCACCAGGCGATGAGCGTCCTGGGCGAAACCGGCGCCGCCGTCTGCTGGGTGGGAGAACAGGGCGTGCGCTACTACGCCGGCGGCCGCGCCCTGACCCGCTCCTCCGCGCTCGCCGAAGCCCAAGCCGTGCAGTGGGCCAACACACGCAGCCGACTCGCCGTCGCCCGCGCCATGTACCGCCTGCGCTTCCCCGACGAAGATCCCGCCGGACTCACCCGCCAGGAACTCCTCGGCCGCGAAGGCAGCCGCCTCAAGGACTGCTACCGGGCCCAGTCCGCCCGCACCGGTGTGCCCTGGCGCGGCCGCCGCTACACCCCCGGCGACTTCTCCAGCGGCGACGCCGTCAACCAGGCCATCACCGCCGCTGCCCAGTGCATGTACGGCATCACCCACGCAGTCGTCGCCTCCCTCGGCTGCAGCCCAGCCCTCGGATTCGTCCACTCCGGCCACGAACTGTCCTTCGTCCTCGACATCGCCGACCTGTACAAGACGGAGATCGGCATCCCCCTCGCCTTCGACATCGCCGCCGACAACGACGAAGACATCGGCCCGCGAACCCGCCGCGCCCTGCGGGACCGCATCAACGAGACGTCCCTCCTCAACCGTTGCGTCAACGACATCAAGCGCCTCCTGCTGCCGGACACAGACCAAGCCGGGACGACGAACGACGACCACGACGTCGTCAGCCTGCAAAGCGATGGCGGCCACACCGTCGCCGCAGGCCGCAACTACGGCGGCGGCACCGACGACCACGACGCCTACGCCGACGTGGAGCACACCTGGTGA
- a CDS encoding ATP-binding protein — protein sequence MSEADAVWPQRLRRLVREGLAYWGHGELVESAELLLTELSTNALRYSSGPHISVCVCLKDGLCVIEVSNSSSGRPEVCHAGPADEGGRGLFLVDALASAWGVSLDGTTTWCTLPLPEGPPDMERAAVTAPVLREIPITLPADSSAATSARIQGRSLLTVLGWPGDQHLAVEVLRVLVDNVVQHVLAPGVPGQYFGACLSVTESHELLIDVRDPDPAFPAFDKAVTGELARGIWGVVRQGVALTWFVRADFAGKTVRAALRPGQVDL from the coding sequence GTGTCTGAGGCGGATGCGGTCTGGCCGCAGCGGCTCCGCCGTCTCGTCCGGGAAGGTCTCGCCTACTGGGGCCACGGGGAGCTGGTGGAGAGCGCGGAACTTCTTCTCACGGAGCTGTCGACCAACGCCCTGCGTTACAGCAGCGGACCCCACATCAGCGTCTGTGTCTGCCTCAAGGACGGACTGTGCGTGATCGAGGTGAGCAACAGCTCATCCGGCCGCCCCGAGGTGTGCCACGCCGGTCCCGCCGACGAGGGTGGCCGCGGTCTCTTCCTCGTCGACGCACTGGCCTCTGCGTGGGGCGTCAGCCTCGACGGCACGACGACGTGGTGCACCCTCCCCCTGCCCGAAGGCCCCCCGGACATGGAACGTGCTGCGGTGACCGCGCCGGTGCTGCGCGAGATCCCCATCACTCTCCCCGCGGATTCGAGCGCTGCCACGTCAGCCCGCATCCAGGGACGATCTCTACTTACCGTGCTGGGCTGGCCCGGGGATCAGCATCTCGCGGTCGAGGTCCTGCGCGTCCTGGTCGACAACGTGGTGCAGCACGTCCTCGCCCCCGGGGTGCCGGGGCAGTATTTCGGCGCCTGTCTCAGCGTCACCGAATCCCATGAGCTGCTGATCGACGTGCGGGACCCGGACCCCGCGTTCCCCGCGTTCGACAAGGCCGTCACCGGCGAACTCGCGCGCGGCATCTGGGGCGTCGTCCGTCAGGGGGTGGCGCTCACCTGGTTCGTCAGGGCGGACTTCGCCGGCAAGACCGTCCGTGCCGCCCTGCGTCCCGGGCAGGTGGACCTGTGA